The Desulfosporosinus acidiphilus SJ4 genome has a window encoding:
- a CDS encoding cytochrome c biogenesis CcdA family protein: protein MTISLLAIAFAAGILSFLSPCIIPMLGVYFSLITGLSSDQLKETAMDALMHRRVVKNTLAFIGGFALVFTAAGAAAGELGAILSKWQFVLNILGGTVVLILALKLLGVFKLSFLAKLHWEPAFYEKLRNKAKHNAWSSFIVGLLFAVACSHCIGPTLYSILALAGTTQNPFSGMLVMFVFSLGLAIPYMIAGLSFNWIMKSLQKIRHWQFAVERLAGLLMLYISYVIYADKLTQLTGYLAKVLPRLPLGM from the coding sequence TTGACCATATCGCTATTGGCAATTGCTTTTGCTGCGGGAATTCTTTCTTTTCTCTCACCTTGCATCATTCCTATGTTAGGAGTCTATTTTTCTTTAATTACAGGACTGAGTTCCGATCAACTTAAAGAGACGGCTATGGACGCTCTCATGCACCGTCGAGTAGTAAAGAATACTCTAGCTTTTATCGGCGGTTTTGCTCTGGTGTTTACCGCCGCCGGAGCCGCAGCGGGAGAGCTAGGTGCAATTCTCAGCAAGTGGCAGTTTGTGCTTAATATTTTAGGTGGTACGGTTGTCCTTATATTAGCGCTTAAGCTTTTAGGTGTTTTTAAGTTGTCGTTCCTCGCCAAATTACATTGGGAACCAGCTTTTTACGAAAAGCTGAGGAATAAGGCCAAACACAACGCTTGGTCATCCTTTATCGTCGGTTTATTGTTTGCCGTTGCTTGTTCCCATTGCATTGGGCCGACACTTTACTCTATTCTGGCGTTAGCAGGAACCACCCAAAATCCTTTCAGCGGAATGCTTGTTATGTTTGTTTTTTCCTTAGGGCTGGCTATTCCATATATGATCGCAGGGTTATCATTTAACTGGATTATGAAGAGTCTGCAGAAGATTCGTCATTGGCAATTTGCAGTCGAACGTCTAGCAGGCCTCCTAATGCTCTATATTTCTTACGTAATTTATGCGGACAAGTTGACTCAATTGACGGGTTATTTAGCCAAAGTCTTGCCTCGACTGCCTCTAGGCATGTGA